A genomic stretch from Bacillota bacterium includes:
- a CDS encoding dihydrodipicolinate synthase family protein, whose translation MSKNLTGVYPPIITCFTQDGEIYERGIRNVVSFLSEKGVNGLFVIGSYGSFPLMTDDERKRVAEIIFDEVKGRVPVIVHIGSAGTRRSIALARHAQELGAEAVAAVTPFYYSGFAYKETEILNHFEQIVKAVDVPVYLYNNPKTTYYTVSPTTLLKLADVGVQGLKDSSGDLMLFADYLNTVRPKHPDFNFMIGTVGLIQPSYLFGARSCVAGTANVFPELVLELVSKLEQGKHEEAKDLQLKVIQIRKIQAITGFRPAGCYTMLKMRGVDAGVPRLPWRLPNEEETKAMRRQLVEIGML comes from the coding sequence GTGAGCAAGAACCTGACCGGAGTGTATCCGCCGATTATCACGTGTTTTACGCAGGACGGCGAGATTTATGAGCGAGGCATTCGCAACGTTGTGAGCTTCCTGAGTGAGAAAGGCGTCAACGGGCTGTTCGTTATTGGCTCCTACGGCAGCTTCCCGCTGATGACCGATGATGAGCGCAAGCGGGTTGCGGAAATCATTTTCGACGAGGTTAAGGGCCGGGTACCGGTGATCGTGCACATCGGTTCCGCAGGGACCCGGCGGTCCATCGCACTAGCCAGGCACGCCCAGGAGCTGGGAGCTGAGGCCGTGGCGGCGGTCACACCGTTCTACTACTCGGGCTTTGCGTACAAGGAAACGGAGATCCTCAATCACTTCGAGCAGATCGTCAAAGCCGTGGACGTGCCGGTCTACCTGTACAATAACCCGAAGACGACTTACTACACGGTCAGCCCCACGACGCTGCTCAAGCTGGCCGACGTCGGCGTGCAGGGTCTGAAGGACAGCAGCGGGGACCTGATGCTGTTTGCCGACTACCTCAACACAGTCCGGCCGAAACATCCCGACTTCAACTTCATGATCGGCACGGTCGGGCTCATCCAGCCTTCCTATCTCTTCGGGGCGCGCTCGTGCGTGGCCGGTACCGCCAACGTCTTCCCCGAGCTGGTGCTTGAGCTGGTATCGAAACTCGAGCAAGGTAAGCACGAGGAGGCCAAGGATCTCCAGTTGAAGGTTATCCAGATTCGCAAAATCCAGGCTATCACGGGCTTTCGCCCGGCTGGCTGCTACACCATGCTCAAGATGCGCGGTGTCGATGCCGGCGTGCCGCGCTTGCCGTGGCGGTTGCCGAACGAGGAAGAAACCAAGGCTATGCGGCGGCAGCTGGTGGAGATCGGGATGCTCTGA